DNA sequence from the Phycisphaerales bacterium genome:
ATCGCTTATTCTCGAGGCTGCCCAAGAAGTGATCGATGGCAAGCTTGATGAGCAATTTCCGCTCCATGTTTGGCAGACCGGCAGTGGCACACAGACCAATATGAACGTCAATGAAGTCATTTCCAATCGTGCCATCGAAATCGCAGGTGGTGTCTTAGGCAGTAAGGATCCTGTTCATCCCAACGATCATGTCAATATGTCTCAGTCATCCAACGATACATTCCCAACTGCGATGCACATTGCTGCAGCTGCAGAAGTATCTGACATACTCTTGCCCACCGTACGGGCTTTACGTGATGCACTTGAGCGAAAACAAGAAGAGTTCAAAGACGTCGTCAAGATTGGCCGCACCCATCTTCAGGATGCTGTTCCGTTGACCGTCGGCCAAGAAATTTCAGGCTATGTGGCCCAGCTCGATGCCGCCATCGATCGCATCGAGACAACCCTTCCTGAACTCTATGCACTGGCCATTGGTGGCACTGCCGTTGGCACAGGCTTGAATGCACCGGCAGGTTTTGCTGAGCAGTGCGCAGCCCATATTGCAGACCTCACTGGCCTGCCATTCTTTAGTGCTCCGAATAAATTCGCTGTGCTCGCCGCTCATGATGGCCTGGTGGCCATGTCGGGAATGCTGCGTACGCTTGCCTGCGCCTTAATGAAGATCGCCAACGATATTCGCTGGGGCGCTTCAGGTCCGCGCTGTGGGCTCTCTGAATTCATCATTCCTGAAAACGAACCAGGGTCATCAATCATGCCTGGCAAAGTCAATCCCACCCAGTGCGAGGCGATGACCATGGTGTGCGTGCAGGTCATGGGCCATGACGCTGCAGTCGGCGTGGCCGGCTCTCAAGGCAATTTTGAGCTCAATGTGTTCAAGCCAATCATCATCAACAATGTGATCAAATCAATACGTCTTCTTAATGACAGCTGCGAGAACTTCACAAAATTCCTCGTTGAAGGTCTCCAG
Encoded proteins:
- the fumC gene encoding class II fumarate hydratase produces the protein METRIESDSIGQIEVPADVYWGAQTQRSIIHFSIGFDIMPTKVIWAMGILKKAVALTNRELGKLDETRTSLILEAAQEVIDGKLDEQFPLHVWQTGSGTQTNMNVNEVISNRAIEIAGGVLGSKDPVHPNDHVNMSQSSNDTFPTAMHIAAAAEVSDILLPTVRALRDALERKQEEFKDVVKIGRTHLQDAVPLTVGQEISGYVAQLDAAIDRIETTLPELYALAIGGTAVGTGLNAPAGFAEQCAAHIADLTGLPFFSAPNKFAVLAAHDGLVAMSGMLRTLACALMKIANDIRWGASGPRCGLSEFIIPENEPGSSIMPGKVNPTQCEAMTMVCVQVMGHDAAVGVAGSQGNFELNVFKPIIINNVIKSIRLLNDSCENFTKFLVEGLQMNHKKITEHLDNSLMLVTALSPEIGYDKAAEIAHKASVENTTLRDACVSLGYLSGEQYDQLVRPADMCGTGQ